A segment of the Catenuloplanes nepalensis genome:
TCCACAGCGGGTTGCCGCCGCACCGGTCCGCCTGGGCCAGCACGGTCGCGTCGACCGGCGCGCCCACGCACACCGCGCAGAGCCGCTCCACGTCCGCGTCCGCCAGCGGGCCGACCACGATCTCCTCCGCGCCGAGGGCGACCAGGTCATCCAGCGCGTCCCCGCCCGCGCCACCGGCCCCCGGCCGGCGCACGAACAACCACCGCACCGCTGAGGAGGACAGCCGGGGCACCAGTGTGCGCACCGCCAGCACGCTGAACTCGTCCATCCACTGCGCGTCGTCGATGATCACCAGCAGCGGCCGGTCCGCCGCGAGATCGTCCAGCACCCGGCCGAGTCGCTCCGGCGTGGACTGCTCCGGCCGCTCACCGCGCAGCCAGGCCAGCTCCGGCACCGCCGCCTCGGCCAGCGCGCCCGCGAGGCTGAACAGCGGCGCGGTCCGGTCGACCTCCATCGCCGCCCGGTAGGCCACGGTCAGCCCGGCCTTGCGCGCCACCCGCGCGGCCCGATGTGCCAGGTGCGACTTGCCGATGCCGGGCGGGCCGGACAGCACCACGCAGCCGCCCGCGCCACCGGCCGTGGCCGTGACCGCGCGGGCCAGCGCGGCCCACTCCCGCTCCCGGCCGATCAGGTCTTCAGTCTGCATCGTGCTCCGTCCCGGACCCCCGGCGCATTCCGGTGCCGATTGTGGGCGATCGCGCGCGCCGCCGAGAACACCCTTTCGGGTGGCCCGGGCGAACGACTATCGGGCGACCTCCCGCCGTACGGAAGGGAATGCGCGGCAAACGGTGCCGCCACATTACACAATTGCCGGTGAAAAGCATGCGGTCATCAGACTACGCAGGATGCCGGGGCCGTTCTCGGTGAGCAGCGACTCCACGTGGAACTGCACCGTGCGCAGGCCGGGTTTGGCCAGCCCGTGCACCACGCCGGTGGCCTGGTCGCGCAGCACGCCGACCCGGTCGCCGGTCAGCGGGCAGTCGAAGGAGTCCACGCCGGACAGCGCCGCGAACGTGTTGTAGAAGCCGACCCGCTCGGGCCGGCCGTCGATCCGGACCACGCCTTGCACGCCCTGCTCCGGCCGGGGCAGCGCGCGGATCGGCATGCCGAGCGTGGCCGCGACGGCCTGGTGGCCGAGGCAGACCGCGAGCGTGGGCGCGCGCGACGCGATCAGCTCACCGGCGAGCGCACGGAGCCGGGCGATCCGCGGGTCGGCCAGGTCGCGCGGGTCACCGGGTCCGGGGCCGAGAACGACGAGATCCTCCAGCCCCGGCCGGTACGCGGTCAGCGGCGTCACGCGCACCGCGAGGCCGAGCGCGCGGGCCAGTTCCGCGAGCATCGCGGTGAATCCGTCCTCCGCGTCGACGATCACGGCGCGCCGGCCGGCCAGCTCGCCCGCGGGCGGCACCGGCGCGCCGCGCCAGAAACGCGACAGCCCCGCGTTCCGTGCGCTCAGCAGCCCGGCCGGGACGCTCGGCAGGGTCGCCGGCTCCGTCGCGGCGCCGCCTCCGGAGAACGCGGCCAACAGTGCGGACGTCTTCACCCGCGTCTCCTCCGCCTCCACGGCCGGGTCGCTGTGCCGGACCAGCGTGGCGCCCGCGGAGATCTCCACGTTGCCACGCTCGTCCACGTCCGCGGTGCGGATCAGCAGCGCCGAGTCGAGCACGCGCCGGCCGCCGGACCGGCCGGCCAGCGCGATCGCGCCCGCGTAGTAGCCGCGACCGTCGCGCTCGTGCGCCGCGATCACCCGGCATGCGCTCGGCACCGGGCTGCCGGTCACGGTCGGCGCGGGCAGCGTCTCGCGCAGCAGGTCGCGGGCGCCGAGCCGGGACGGGCCGGACACGAGATATTCGGTGTGTGCCAGGCGGGACATCGCGCGCAGCCGCGGCCCGGTCAGCCGCGGCCCGGCGCAGGCCCGCGCCATGATCTTCAGCTCCTCGTCCGCGACCATCAGCAGTTCCTCCGACTCCTTGCGGTCGGCCAGGAACGCGCGCAGGCCCTCCTCGGTCGGCCCACCGGGCGGGTAGCGGTAGGTGCCGCTGATCGGGTGCATGGCGGCGTGCCCGTCCGCCAGCCGCACGTGGCACTCCGGGGACGCGCCGATCAGCGTGCGCCCGCCGCCGTGGAACAGGAACGTCCAGTAGGCGCCGGTCTCCGCGCGCAGCAGCCGGCCGAGGACCGCGAGTGCGGCGCGGGCCGACCAGCCCGGCGCGACGGCCCGGTAGCGGCGGCGCAGCACCACGTTGGAGCCGGCGCCGCGGCCGATCGCGCCGGTCACCACGCGGCGGACCGCGTCCGCGTACTCGTGGTCGGAGACGTCGAACCCGCCGCCGGTCAGCGACACCCGGTCGTCCGGCAGCACGTCCAGCGCCTCTGCCGTGGTCAGCCGCCCGGCCGCGCGGACCGGCATCGCCAGCACCGGCGCGCCGTCGTCCACACAGGCCAGTCCGCGCTCGGCGATCTGCCGGTAGGGCAGCACGGCCACCAGGTCCGGGCCGGCGCCGGGCGCGTCCGGCGGCGGCAGTGGCAGGTCCGCGATCAGCGCGTGCTCGTGCACGTCGCCGACCAGCACCTCCACCGGTTCGCCGGCGCGGCACAGCACCGCGAACGCGGGCGCGCCGGCGCGCAGCACGGCACGGGCCCGCGCGGTGGTGAGCCGCTCGGGGCCGGTACGCAGCGATGCGGTCACGATCTCTCCCTCAATTTTGCAATCAGAGTCGTCAATATCTGTGGATTCCGGGGAAACCGTGACACCGCGCCATTCCCGCCGACAACTACCCGACCGGGCCACGGGCTGCTCGGAGAGGTAGTGGGACGGCGGCGCGGCGGAACCTAACGTCCTCAGCGAAAGGCTGAACGGACGCTTTGGAGAAACGATGTGGATATGCAATTCCCAGATCGGTGCACCATGCCGGTGAATGAGACGTTCGCCCGGCGGATGCGCCGTGAGCGGCTGCACCGGCACGGCGACCGGGGGCTGCTGGTGGTGGCGCTGGACCACCCGATCGGCGCGGGCCCGATCGTCCCGGACGGCCGGCTGGACCCGCTGCTGCGCGCGGCCGTGGACAACGGCGCGGACGCGGTGGTGCTGCACAAGGGGGCGCTGCGGCACGTCCGTACCCGCTGGTTCCGGGATCTGTCGTTGATCGTGCATCTGAGCGCGAGCACCGGCACCGCGCCGGACCCGGACGCGAAGGTGCTGGTCACCGGCGTCGAGGAGGCGCTGCGGCTGGGCGCCGACG
Coding sequences within it:
- a CDS encoding anthranilate synthase family protein, which encodes MLRAGAPAFAVLCRAGEPVEVLVGDVHEHALIADLPLPPPDAPGAGPDLVAVLPYRQIAERGLACVDDGAPVLAMPVRAAGRLTTAEALDVLPDDRVSLTGGGFDVSDHEYADAVRRVVTGAIGRGAGSNVVLRRRYRAVAPGWSARAALAVLGRLLRAETGAYWTFLFHGGGRTLIGASPECHVRLADGHAAMHPISGTYRYPPGGPTEEGLRAFLADRKESEELLMVADEELKIMARACAGPRLTGPRLRAMSRLAHTEYLVSGPSRLGARDLLRETLPAPTVTGSPVPSACRVIAAHERDGRGYYAGAIALAGRSGGRRVLDSALLIRTADVDERGNVEISAGATLVRHSDPAVEAEETRVKTSALLAAFSGGGAATEPATLPSVPAGLLSARNAGLSRFWRGAPVPPAGELAGRRAVIVDAEDGFTAMLAELARALGLAVRVTPLTAYRPGLEDLVVLGPGPGDPRDLADPRIARLRALAGELIASRAPTLAVCLGHQAVAATLGMPIRALPRPEQGVQGVVRIDGRPERVGFYNTFAALSGVDSFDCPLTGDRVGVLRDQATGVVHGLAKPGLRTVQFHVESLLTENGPGILRSLMTACFSPAIV